A stretch of DNA from Methylobacterium sp. CB376:
GACGATCACGTGGGCATTCGTGCCCTGCAGCGCGAAGGCGCTGACGCCCGCGATCCGGCTCTCCCCGTCGCTCCGCCACGGGGTCAGTTCCGTCGGGATGCGCGCCGGGATGTCGTCGAGCGAGATGTACGGATTGAGCGTCCTGAAGTGCAGGTGCGCCGGGATGGCGTGGTGCTGAAGGGACAGGACCACCTTGAGCAGGCCGGCCATGCCGGCGGCCGGCTCCAGATGACCCAGATTCGTCTTCACCGAGCCGACGTAGAGCGGATGCCCCGCGTCCCGCCCCTCCCCGAGCACCGCGCCGATGGCGCGCATCTCGATCGGATCGCCCAGGGAGGTGCCGGTGCCGTGCGCCTCGACGTAGCTCACCTCCGCCGGAGCCACCGCCGCCTGCCGGAGCGCCTGCCGGATCAGGGCCTCCTGGGCCCGTCCGTTCGGGACCGTGAGGCCGCTGCTCGCCCCGTCCTGGTTGACCGCCGAGCCGCGGATCACCGCCAGGATGCGATCGCCGTCCGCGACCGCGTCGGACAGCCGCTTCAGGAGCACCGCGCCGCAGCCCTCCCCCCGCGAGAAGCCGTTCGCGGAGGCGTCGAACGCCTTGCTCCTGCCGTCCGGCGCCAGCGCCCTGGCGTGCGACAGGGCGATGGTCGATTGCGGCGACAGGAGGAGATTGACGCCCGCCGCGATGGCCAGCGTCGATTCCCGCAGTCGCAGGCTCTGGCACGCTTGGTGAACCGCAACCAGTGACGAGGAGCACGCCGTGTCCAGGGTCACGCTCGGCCCCTGCAGGCCGAGCAGGTACGACACCCGGCCCGAGGCGTAGCTGAGGCCCGTGCCCGTGCCGCTGTAGAGCCCGGCCTCCTGGATGGTCCGGGGATCGTCCTGAAGGCGGGCGTAGTCCATGTTGGACACGCCGACGAAGACGCCGGTGTCGCTGCCGAGCAGGTCGGCCGGCGGGATCCCAGCATTCTCGAGTGCCTCCCAGGTCACTTCGAGCAGCAGCCGCTGCTGCGGGTCCATGAACTTGGCTTCGTGGGCGGGCACGTCGAAGAACGGCGCGTCGAACAGGTCGATCCGCTCCTGCAGGAAGCCGCCCCACTTCGCGTAGGTCTTGCCGACCGCGTCCGGGTCCGGGTCGAAGAGGGCGTCCGCGTCCCAGCGGTCCTTGGGAACCTCGATCACCGCGTCCCGTCCCTCGGTCAGCAGCTGCCAGAACCTGTCCGGATCCGACGAACCCCCGGGGAAGCGGCACCCCATCCCGACGATCGCGATCGGCTCGGCGGCGCCGGGGCGCGCGACCGGCGCCCGCTGCGCCGCCGGGTCTTGCGCCGCCGGGCCTTGCGCGGCCGGCGCCGTCGCGGAGGGCGCGGCGGGGGCCTTGGCGTCGGCGGCGGGGGCCTTGGCGTCGGCGGCGGGGGCCTTGGCGTCGGGAAGCGCCGCCAGGGCGTCGCCCAGGAAGCCGGCCAGCGCCTCGACGGTCGGGTAGTCGAACACCAGCGTGGCCGGGAGCTTGACCCGGTCGCCGATCCCCTTCCGCAGCCGGTTCCGGAGTTCGACCGCCATCAGCGAATCGACACCCAGATCCTTGAAGCCCTTGCGGGGATCGAGCTTCTGCTCGCCCTGCATGCCCAGGACGAGCGCCAGCTCGCCCTGCACGAACGCCGTGAGGACGCTTCCCCGCTCGGCCGACGGCGCCGCCGCGAGCTGCGAGAGGAGCTTCGCGCCGGCCGCGTCGGGCCGCTTGCGCGCCCCGTCCCGCGGCTTGACGATCTCGCTCAGGAAGGGCGGGACCTCTCCCGCGCTCCTGCGCAGCACCTCGTTCCAGTCCATGGGCAGAACGCCCACCTGGCCCCCGCGCTGGCGCAGCAGCTGGCCGAACAGCGCGACGCCCTCCTCCGGGCTGATCGCGCCCATCCCGGTCGCGATGGCGTTCGACCGCACGAGGTCGGCGGCGAGCCCGACCTCGGACCACGCGCCCCAGTTGATGCTCAGCCCGGCGAGGCCGCGGCTGCGCCGGTAGGCCATGAGCGCGTCGAGGAAGGCGTTGGCGGCGGCGTAGTTGGCCTGGCCGCTGTTCCCTAGGAGCGAGGCGGCGGACGAGAAGCATACGAAGAAGTCGAGCGCGCACCCCGCCCGCTGCGCGGCTCGGTGGAGGTTCCACGCCCCGAGCACCTTGGGCGCCATGACCCGCTCGTACTTGTCCCAGCTCTGCTGTTCCAGCACGCCGTCGTCCCGCAGGCCGGCGGCGTGGACGATCCCCGCGAGCGGCGGGCACCCCTCTCGCTCCATCTGCCGCAGCAGGTCCGCGACGGCGTCCGGGTCCGCGACGTCGACCGACCGCACGAGAATCCGCGCGCCCTGCTCCTCGAGCCCGCGCAGGGCCTCCAGGGCGGCGTCCGAGGGACCTGAGCGGCCGACGAGCACCAGCTCGCGGGCACCTTCCCGCTCGACCATCCAGCGCGCCACCGTCAGGCCGAGCCCGCCGAGGCCACCCGTGATCAGGTAGGTCGCGCCCGCGCGGCACGCGCCCGCCTCGCCGGAGGCCGTCGCGTGCGAGACGACGATCTTCCCGGTGTGCTTCCCCTGGGCCATGAACCGGAAGGCGTCCTTGACGTCCAGGAGCGGGTAGCTGCGCCGCGGCAGCGGCGTCAGGCGCCCGGCGGCGAAATCCGCCATGACTTCCCTGAACAGGCCGCCGACCAGCTCCGGCTGCGACGTCAGCTCGTCGAGGGCGATGGTGAAGCTGGAGATGCCGGGGCGGAACGCGAGCGCCTCCGCCTCGGACCAGATTCCCACCTTCCCGATCTCGAGGAAGCGCCCGCCCTCGCGGAGCAGCCCGAGGCTCTTCGGAATGAACTCGCCCGCGAGCGAGTTCAGCACGAGGTCGACGCCCTCCTGCCCCGTCGCCCGGAGCACGTCGTCGTGGAAGTCGAGGCTGCGCGAGGAGAAGACGTGCCGGATCCCCAGCGACCGCATCAGGTCGGCCTTCTCGGGCGACCCGACGGTGACGAAGATCTCGGCGCCCGCGTTCCGGGCGAGCTGGATCGCCGCCATGCCGACCCCGCCCGCCCCGGCGTGGATCAGCACGCGCTCGCCGGCCCTCATGCGTCCGAGACGGTTGAGGGCGTAGTGCGCCGTGAGGAACACGACCGGAATGGTGGCCGCCTCCTCGAAGGACATCCCGTCGGGAATCCGCATCACCACCTGGGGCAGCGTGGCGATGTGCGAGGCGAAGCTGCCCGCCAGGATCGTGAGGACGCGGTCGCCGACCGCGAAGTCCACGACGTCCTCACCCACCGCCGAGACCACGCCGGCCGCGTCCTGCCCGAGGGGACCGGGATCCCCCGGATACATGCCCATCACGCCCAGCACGTCGCGGAAGTTGAGGCCGGTCGCCTTCACGGCGATCTCGACCTCGCCCCGGCCGAGCGGGCGGCGGGTCATCGGCACGACGCGCAGGTTGTCGATCGCGCCGCGCTCGGCGCAGTCCAGGAGGTAGCTCTCCGCCGGAAGCGACAGCCCGCCGGCCCGGTCCCGCCGGGCGAGGCGGGCCACGGACCGCCGGAGCCCGCCGGCCTCACGCGCGTAGGCGATCTGCTCCTCGGCCGGGACAGCGCCGACCTCGGCGCGCAGGGCCGCCGGGTCGATCCGGTCCTCGAAATCGACGCTGATCCACTTCGCCTCCGGATGTTCGAGCCGAAGCGTGGTGAACAGGCCGCGCAGCGGGGAGACGAGGATGCCCTCCCCCTGCACCGCCTCCTCGGTGACGAGGTAGAAGGCCCGCGTGCCGTCCTGCTTCACGAGGAGCTGGACCGCGCGCAGCACGGGCAGGTAGGCGTCCCGCTGCGCGCGCCCAACCGCGTCCGCCGCGAGATCGTCGAGGCGGGTCGCCCCCCCGCGGGCGCCCGGCCCGGGCACGAAGATCGCCTTGTCCGGCGCGCCCTCCGTGTCGAGCATGCGGCGCATCGCGGCAAGCAGCCCCTCGTCGTCGCCATCGAGCGGCAGGCGCTCCACGCGCCGGCCCTCGCCCGCGAGTGCGGCGCAGAGGTCCTCGCCGGCGGGCCCGCTGCCCGCGAAGACCCAGATCCGGCCGGCTCCGGGATCGGCCGGGGCGTCGAGCGGGCGGGGGAGCCAGCGCAGCTCGTACAAGAGATCCTGGTCGGCGACGCCGAGGCTCTTGAGCACGCTCTCCTTGGCGGCTTGCACGACCCTGAGGCCGAGGATCTCGGCCAGGACCTCGCCACGGGCGCCGAGGATCCGCGCGTCGCCCGTGAAGGCCTTGCCCTCGCCGCCGTCGCGCAGGACGACGTGCCCGTTGAGTTCGCCGTCGGACGGGAGCTTGCGGACGCGCAGCGTCTCGATCCCGACCGGCAGGTAGGCGATCCCGGCCGGGCCGTCGTCCGGAATGCTGTGGGCCAGCAACTGGAAGCACGAATCGAGGATGACGGGATGCAGGTGGTAGCCCGTCTCCGGGGAGGCGCGCGCCGCCTCGGGCAGGCTCAGCCGAGCCAAGGCCTCCTTCGGGCCCCGCGACACCCGGTCCAGGCCCTGGAAGGCCGGGCCGTAGGCGATCCCCGTGGTCTGGAAGCGCTCGTAGCACTGCTCCCCGACCAGGTCCTCGGCGCAGCGTGCTCGGATGGCGTCGAGATCCTGGTCGGGCTTGAGCGCGAGCGAATCCTCGCCCGCGACGGCCGCGATCCGGCCGCTCGCGTGGCGGCTCCAGCCCTGGCCCTTGCCGAGGAGCTGGAAGTCGTGAGCGTCGCTGCCCTCCTCGCGGGTCAGGACGCATTGGAGCTGCCGGCCTGCGCCCTCCTCCAGGATGCAGGCCTGCTCGAACACGACGTCCGAGATCGCCAGCTCGTCGGCGCGAAGGCTCTCGGCGCCCGCCGCGAGGGCGATCTCCAGGAACGCGGCCGCCGGCACGAGCACCCGCCCGTACACCCGATGGTCGGCCAGATACTCCGGAGCGCCCGGCTCCAGTTCCGCGATGGCGATCGTGGTGCCCGGAGCCACCGCCGATTCCACCGAGGACGCCAGCAGCGGATGGCGGCGGGATCCGGCCAAGACGAGCCGCGCCGGCTTGTCGTTGGCCATCCAGTAGCGCTGCCGCTGGAACGGATAGGTCGGCAGGCTCAGCTTGCGCCTGCCGAAATCGCGGTCGTAGCTCTCCCAGTCGAGGTTGACACCGGCCGTGTAGAGATGGGCGGCCGCCTCGAGCATCTCCCGGCAATCGTCTTGGCCGCGCCGGAGCGAGGCCCGCCAGATCCGCGAATCCGGATCGGACAGGCAGGTCTGCCCCATTCCGATCAGGACGGGATGCGGCCCGATCTCGAGGAAGCAGCGGCATCCCGCTTGCTCCAGCGTGCGCATGCCCTCGCTGAAGCGCACGGTCCCGCGGACCTGCCGGCTCCAGTAGCCGGGGCGGGCCATCTCCTGGCCGGAGATCGCCTCGCCCGTCACGTTGGAGATCAGCCGGACCCGCGACGCGTGGTGCGTGAGCCCCGCCGCGATCCCCTCGAATTCCTCCAGCATCGGATCCATGAGGGCCGAATGGAAGGCGTGGGATACGGTCAGCCGCTTGACCCTGACATTCCGGCCCTCGAGCGCGGCGGCGGCCGCCGCCACGGCGTCGCGCTCGCCCGAGATGACGGTGGCGGCGGGCCCGTTGATCGCCGCCACGGAGACCCGTCCCTCCCACCGCTCGATCAGCGCCCCCACCTCGGCGGCGTCGGCCTCGACGGCGCACATGTCGCCCGGCGTGCACCGCTCTTGCATCAGGCGGGCCCGGTGGGCGATCAGCGTGAGCCCGTCCTCCAGGCTCAGGACGCCGGCCACGGTGGCCGCGCAATACTCGCCGACGCTGTGGCCCAGGGCCGCGCCGGCCCGGATCCCCCAGGACTGCCACAGCTGCGCGAGGCTGTATTCCAGGGCAAACAGCGCCGGCTGGGTGTAACGCGTCTGGTGAATCAGCTCCGGGCTCGCGCGGCCCCACATCACGTCGAGCAGGTCCACGTCGAGGTGGCTGGCCAGGAGCCCGGCACAGGCGTCCATCGCATTCCGGAAGGACGGCTGGGTCTCGTAGAGCTGCCGCCCCATGCCGAAATACTGGGAGCCCTGGCCGGTGAACAGGAAGGCGACCTTCGGCTGCTCGGTCTCCGCCGCCCCGCCCGCCGCCTGCTCGACGACGTCCTTGAGCTTGCCGACGAGTTCGGGCCGGGTCCCGGCCACCAGGGCGGCGCGCCGTCCGAAGTGGCACCGGCCCGCATTGGCGGTGAAGCAGTAATCCCCCAGGTCCGGTTCGGTCCGCTCCAGCTGCGCGACGTGCCGCGCCGCCAAGTCCCGCAGCGCGGCGTCGTTGGCGGCCGAGAGCGCGAGCAGGTGGGCCGTCCGCTCCGGTCCGGCCGGCCTCTCCGCGGGAGGCGGCGCCTCCCCGAGGACCACGTGGGCGTTGGTTCCGCTGAATCCGAACGCGCTGACGCCCGCCGCCCGCCGCCGCCCGCCGCGCCGCCACGGGGCCGGCTCGGTGACGATGCG
This window harbors:
- a CDS encoding type I polyketide synthase, with translation MSLENGAAGPAGSQALARQQLAVLKGLRAQVDTLERQRDEPIAIVGMGCRFPGGAHDPDSFWDLLRGGRHGMVPIPKDRWDADAFYDPEPGRPGKTYVRTGGYLHWNVDQFDAAFFRISPREAQYIDPQQRLLLEVTWEALENAGCDPTRLAGSATGVFMGVMNFDYSKMLSVPSRVEEQSLYVASGNGHSVVAGRVSFVLGLQGPSVSLDTACSSSLVSVHLACQSLRSGECDLALAGGVNLILGPYGTLCFSQAKALSLTGFSRTFDAGADGYAQSEGCGVLVLKRLSDAVRQNDRILAVVLGSAVNQDGASGGLTVPNGPAQEAVMRTALKRAKLRPADIDYLEAHGTGTKLGDPIEVRAAGNVLREGRSADQPVMLGSVKTNIGHTEVAAGVAGIMKVVLALQNDEIPPHLHFKELNPHIAIDDVPARIVTEPAPWRRGGRRRAAGVSAFGFSGTNAHVVLGEAPPPAERPAGPERTAHLLALSAANDAALRDLAARHVAQLERTEPDLGDYCFTANAGRCHFGRRAALVAGTRPELVGKLKDVVEQAAGGAAETEQPKVAFLFTGQGSQYFGMGRQLYETQPSFRNAMDACAGLLASHLDVDLLDVMWGRASPELIHQTRYTQPALFALEYSLAQLWQSWGIRAGAALGHSVGEYCAATVAGVLSLEDGLTLIAHRARLMQERCTPGDMCAVEADAAEVGALIERWEGRVSVAAINGPAATVISGERDAVAAAAAALEGRNVRVKRLTVSHAFHSALMDPMLEEFEGIAAGLTHHASRVRLISNVTGEAISGQEMARPGYWSRQVRGTVRFSEGMRTLEQAGCRCFLEIGPHPVLIGMGQTCLSDPDSRIWRASLRRGQDDCREMLEAAAHLYTAGVNLDWESYDRDFGRRKLSLPTYPFQRQRYWMANDKPARLVLAGSRRHPLLASSVESAVAPGTTIAIAELEPGAPEYLADHRVYGRVLVPAAAFLEIALAAGAESLRADELAISDVVFEQACILEEGAGRQLQCVLTREEGSDAHDFQLLGKGQGWSRHASGRIAAVAGEDSLALKPDQDLDAIRARCAEDLVGEQCYERFQTTGIAYGPAFQGLDRVSRGPKEALARLSLPEAARASPETGYHLHPVILDSCFQLLAHSIPDDGPAGIAYLPVGIETLRVRKLPSDGELNGHVVLRDGGEGKAFTGDARILGARGEVLAEILGLRVVQAAKESVLKSLGVADQDLLYELRWLPRPLDAPADPGAGRIWVFAGSGPAGEDLCAALAGEGRRVERLPLDGDDEGLLAAMRRMLDTEGAPDKAIFVPGPGARGGATRLDDLAADAVGRAQRDAYLPVLRAVQLLVKQDGTRAFYLVTEEAVQGEGILVSPLRGLFTTLRLEHPEAKWISVDFEDRIDPAALRAEVGAVPAEEQIAYAREAGGLRRSVARLARRDRAGGLSLPAESYLLDCAERGAIDNLRVVPMTRRPLGRGEVEIAVKATGLNFRDVLGVMGMYPGDPGPLGQDAAGVVSAVGEDVVDFAVGDRVLTILAGSFASHIATLPQVVMRIPDGMSFEEAATIPVVFLTAHYALNRLGRMRAGERVLIHAGAGGVGMAAIQLARNAGAEIFVTVGSPEKADLMRSLGIRHVFSSRSLDFHDDVLRATGQEGVDLVLNSLAGEFIPKSLGLLREGGRFLEIGKVGIWSEAEALAFRPGISSFTIALDELTSQPELVGGLFREVMADFAAGRLTPLPRRSYPLLDVKDAFRFMAQGKHTGKIVVSHATASGEAGACRAGATYLITGGLGGLGLTVARWMVEREGARELVLVGRSGPSDAALEALRGLEEQGARILVRSVDVADPDAVADLLRQMEREGCPPLAGIVHAAGLRDDGVLEQQSWDKYERVMAPKVLGAWNLHRAAQRAGCALDFFVCFSSAASLLGNSGQANYAAANAFLDALMAYRRSRGLAGLSINWGAWSEVGLAADLVRSNAIATGMGAISPEEGVALFGQLLRQRGGQVGVLPMDWNEVLRRSAGEVPPFLSEIVKPRDGARKRPDAAGAKLLSQLAAAPSAERGSVLTAFVQGELALVLGMQGEQKLDPRKGFKDLGVDSLMAVELRNRLRKGIGDRVKLPATLVFDYPTVEALAGFLGDALAALPDAKAPAADAKAPAADAKAPAAPSATAPAAQGPAAQDPAAQRAPVARPGAAEPIAIVGMGCRFPGGSSDPDRFWQLLTEGRDAVIEVPKDRWDADALFDPDPDAVGKTYAKWGGFLQERIDLFDAPFFDVPAHEAKFMDPQQRLLLEVTWEALENAGIPPADLLGSDTGVFVGVSNMDYARLQDDPRTIQEAGLYSGTGTGLSYASGRVSYLLGLQGPSVTLDTACSSSLVAVHQACQSLRLRESTLAIAAGVNLLLSPQSTIALSHARALAPDGRSKAFDASANGFSRGEGCGAVLLKRLSDAVADGDRILAVIRGSAVNQDGASSGLTVPNGRAQEALIRQALRQAAVAPAEVSYVEAHGTGTSLGDPIEMRAIGAVLGEGRDAGHPLYVGSVKTNLGHLEPAAGMAGLLKVVLSLQHHAIPAHLHFRTLNPYISLDDIPARIPTELTPWRSDGESRIAGVSAFALQGTNAHVIVEEYRDGADASPAADRSPCEVLALSAKSEPALQRLASDYAAFLSSNPDVSLRDVCHTAQRGRGHFGHRLAVVGSTAEELVAALRAQSARRFSPASDPGKVAFLFTGQGAQYFGMGQQLYAWLPAFRSAMDRCAEIVSPLLGCSLLDLLWSGADERRLHRTEYTQPCLFALEYALAEAWRACGVRPSAVLGHSVGEYVAATVAGVMSLEDGLTLVAARGRLMGQLCETGQMIAVAAGLPELEGWLAEAGGKVAVAAVNGPNSTVLSGETDSIAVLGEALRGRGLRVRPLTVSHAFHSPLVEPMLREFGAVAARIAYRAPEIRMVSNLTGRSIGGEGMDWAEYWQRQTRGAVLFGDGVAELDRLGCRVFVEIGPHPVLTAMGQECLPSPEAALWVGSLRKDHDDPREWLGAVGQLYARGVQIDWTGGTGTAPARKLALPTYPFQRSRYWVDGKSAAPAATAPVQVEEVAPTRADGFLWEQLTLAPPASRKEILTDHISSLLEDILGSGSRDRFDLETNFMDLGVDSLVAVAFKNRIQKSFGSHLKIPAMMVFDHPTIDGAADYLLARIRA